In one Candidatus Pelagibacter sp. HTCC7211 genomic region, the following are encoded:
- a CDS encoding HIT family protein, producing the protein MKDPNDPCLFCNPKISGVAHENNLAYASYDSYPVSEYHCLIIPKRHMSDYFELTNNEIIACNDLIKIIKNEILNKDQTVKAFNIGTNAGKESGQSIMHCHIHVIPRREDDVENPQGGVRSVIPKKQHYKRKI; encoded by the coding sequence ATGAAAGATCCCAATGATCCTTGTTTATTCTGCAATCCTAAAATTAGTGGAGTTGCGCATGAAAATAATTTAGCTTATGCAAGTTATGACTCTTATCCAGTTTCAGAATATCATTGCCTGATAATTCCAAAAAGACATATGAGTGATTATTTTGAATTAACAAACAATGAAATAATTGCTTGCAATGATTTAATTAAGATAATTAAAAATGAAATTTTAAATAAGGATCAAACTGTTAAAGCATTTAACATTGGAACTAATGCAGGTAAAGAATCTGGTCAATCAATTATGCACTGTCACATTCATGTGATTCCAAGAAGAGAAGATGATGTTGAAAACCCACAAGGTGGAGTGAGATCAGTAATCCCAAAAAAACAGCATTATAAAAGAAAAATATAA
- the aprA gene encoding adenylyl-sulfate reductase subunit alpha produces the protein MAKHKTHYEECDVLVVGGGMAGTGATFEARHWGRDMKIICVEKANIDRSGAVAQGLYAINCYMGMQWGENQPEDHVRYARNDLMGMVREDLGYDMARHVDSTVHMFDEWGLPMMKNEETGRYLREGKWQIMIHGESYKPIVAEAAKKSADKIYNRIMITHLLMDESQENRVGGAVGFNMRTGDFHVFRARAVIVAAGGASHIFKPRAVGEGMGRTWYAPWSNGSAYALPIAAGAKMTQMENRIVLCRFKDGYGPVGAYFLHLKTYTQNANGENYEKKWYEQTKELVGEYIDHHPTPTCLRNHAFIQETMAGGGPIHMVTTEAFQDPHLETVGWENFLGMTVGQAVVWASQNIDPKYTNPELTTSEPYVMGSHATCSGAWVSGPEDLSPPEYFWGYNRMLTIDGLFGAGDTVGGSAHKFSSGSFTEGRLAAKAAVKYIEDKKAEGLKVSDKQCEDFKTKVYKPLETYTVAQNEITGGTVSPSYISPIQGLQRLQRIMDEYVGGIATNYMTNANMLKRGLELLAWLEEDLENVGAEDYHQLMRAWELKHRALTSQCVTEHTMFREETRWPGYYYRGDHMKLDDDNWHCLTVSRRDPKTGKFSMEKVPVYHIVDENEKKKAS, from the coding sequence ATGGCTAAGCATAAAACACATTATGAAGAATGCGATGTTCTAGTTGTTGGTGGAGGTATGGCTGGAACGGGTGCTACTTTTGAAGCTAGACACTGGGGTAGAGACATGAAAATTATTTGTGTTGAAAAAGCTAACATTGATAGAAGTGGAGCAGTTGCTCAAGGACTTTATGCTATTAACTGCTACATGGGTATGCAGTGGGGTGAGAACCAACCAGAAGATCATGTAAGATATGCAAGAAATGATTTAATGGGAATGGTTAGAGAAGATTTAGGTTATGACATGGCAAGACACGTAGACTCAACAGTTCATATGTTTGATGAGTGGGGCCTTCCAATGATGAAGAATGAAGAAACTGGTAGATATTTAAGAGAAGGTAAATGGCAAATCATGATTCATGGTGAAAGTTATAAACCTATTGTTGCAGAAGCAGCAAAAAAATCTGCTGATAAAATTTACAACAGAATAATGATTACTCATTTATTAATGGATGAGTCTCAAGAAAACAGAGTAGGTGGAGCTGTTGGATTTAATATGAGAACTGGAGACTTTCATGTGTTTAGAGCTAGAGCAGTAATTGTAGCTGCTGGTGGTGCTTCTCATATATTTAAGCCTAGAGCTGTAGGTGAAGGTATGGGAAGAACTTGGTATGCTCCGTGGAGTAATGGTTCAGCATATGCCTTACCGATTGCTGCAGGTGCAAAAATGACACAAATGGAAAACAGAATTGTGTTATGCAGATTTAAAGATGGATATGGACCTGTTGGTGCTTATTTTTTACATTTAAAAACTTATACACAAAATGCTAACGGTGAAAACTATGAAAAAAAATGGTATGAGCAAACTAAAGAGTTAGTTGGAGAGTATATTGATCATCACCCAACTCCAACCTGTTTAAGAAACCATGCTTTTATTCAAGAAACTATGGCAGGTGGTGGACCAATTCATATGGTAACAACTGAAGCCTTCCAAGACCCACATTTAGAAACTGTTGGATGGGAAAACTTTTTAGGTATGACAGTTGGTCAAGCAGTTGTTTGGGCTTCTCAAAATATCGATCCAAAATATACTAATCCGGAATTAACTACATCTGAGCCTTATGTTATGGGTTCTCACGCAACATGTTCAGGAGCATGGGTAAGTGGACCAGAAGATTTATCTCCTCCAGAATATTTCTGGGGATACAATAGAATGCTTACAATTGATGGACTTTTTGGAGCTGGTGATACTGTAGGTGGAAGTGCTCACAAATTTTCATCAGGCTCTTTTACAGAAGGTAGATTAGCTGCAAAAGCAGCAGTTAAGTATATTGAAGATAAAAAGGCTGAAGGTTTAAAGGTATCTGATAAACAATGTGAAGATTTTAAAACTAAAGTTTATAAACCTCTAGAAACATATACAGTTGCTCAAAATGAAATAACTGGAGGTACAGTGTCTCCTAGTTACATCTCTCCAATTCAAGGATTACAGCGTTTACAAAGAATAATGGACGAATATGTAGGGGGAATCGCAACTAATTATATGACTAATGCTAATATGTTAAAGAGAGGTTTGGAGCTTTTAGCTTGGTTAGAGGAAGATCTTGAAAATGTTGGGGCTGAGGATTATCACCAACTAATGAGAGCTTGGGAGCTTAAACACAGAGCTCTTACTTCACAGTGTGTAACAGAACATACTATGTTTAGAGAAGAAACGAGATGGCCCGGATATTATTACAGAGGTGATCATATGAAACTTGATGATGATAACTGGCATTGCCTAACAGTCTCTAGAAGAGACCCTAAAACTGGTAAATTTAGTATGGAGAAAGTTCCTGTCTATCATATCGTGGACGAGAACGAGAAGAAAAAAGCTTCTTAA
- a CDS encoding YeiH family protein: MLINFKYLKSILPGVILALVFCLFSQGINNVLAIEIFGTPKSPISTVLIAILLGILMGNAFTPRPGMMIGLDFTQQYILKLGIIFLGIRLSFADFIKFGSIAIPLIIICIVGVLILIKLLIKKVPISSKMSYLIAIGTSVCGATAIVATAPVINAKKSEVAYAIANITLFGVIAMLLYPYFAEWYFDNQSLNVGLFLGTSIHETSQVAAAGLIYDQQFNSPETLNVATVTKLIRNTFLVILIPLFAFLYNRGEFKGQKYSIFNIFPYFVLGFIGMIIVRNLGDQLYPTGSNNHEIWVNLIEYLKILATVFLTMAMAAVGISINLSELKSMGYKPFVVGLIAAVTVGIISLIYIETLQKFI, encoded by the coding sequence GTGCTAATTAACTTTAAGTATCTCAAGTCTATTTTACCAGGTGTTATTTTAGCTTTAGTATTTTGTTTATTTTCTCAAGGAATTAATAATGTATTAGCAATAGAAATTTTCGGAACTCCCAAAAGTCCAATTTCAACTGTACTAATAGCTATACTTCTTGGAATTTTAATGGGTAATGCATTTACACCAAGACCAGGAATGATGATTGGTTTGGATTTTACTCAACAATATATATTAAAATTAGGAATAATATTTTTAGGTATTAGATTAAGTTTTGCAGATTTTATTAAGTTTGGTTCAATTGCAATTCCATTAATTATAATTTGTATCGTGGGGGTTTTAATTTTAATTAAATTACTAATTAAAAAAGTACCTATCTCCTCAAAAATGTCTTATCTAATAGCTATAGGCACAAGTGTATGTGGAGCAACAGCAATAGTCGCAACTGCTCCAGTTATTAATGCAAAAAAATCTGAAGTAGCTTATGCAATTGCAAATATTACTTTATTTGGTGTAATCGCAATGCTGTTATATCCATATTTTGCTGAATGGTATTTTGATAATCAGTCGTTAAATGTTGGATTATTTCTGGGAACTTCTATTCATGAGACCTCTCAAGTAGCTGCAGCTGGATTGATTTATGATCAACAGTTTAATAGCCCTGAAACATTAAATGTAGCAACAGTAACAAAGCTAATTAGAAATACTTTCCTTGTAATATTGATACCTTTATTTGCATTTTTATATAATAGAGGTGAATTTAAAGGTCAAAAATACTCAATTTTTAATATTTTTCCTTATTTTGTTTTAGGTTTTATTGGGATGATAATTGTAAGAAATTTAGGTGATCAATTATATCCTACAGGAAGTAATAACCATGAAATTTGGGTTAATCTAATTGAATATTTAAAAATTTTAGCAACTGTTTTCTTAACAATGGCTATGGCAGCTGTTGGAATTTCTATCAATCTAAGTGAATTAAAATCAATGGGTTATAAACCTTTTGTTGTTGGTTTGATTGCAGCTGTTACAGTTGGAATTATAAGTCTAATCTATATTGAAACTCTACAAAAATTTATTTAA
- a CDS encoding aminodeoxychorismate/anthranilate synthase component II, which yields MIYVIDHKDSFTHNVVHQFSLFDNVVCDDFSKINNSKLNQASTIVFSPGPGSPKDYPLSSKIYKKFKGKKKIIGICLGFQQILFCEGASIIEQSKIYHGFQSEVLVNKSSKLFNTGRKFKVGRYHSLKLKEPFVAENFDITMRCVISGAAMSFENNIDKIYGFQFHPESFLTLNGKILIKKILSA from the coding sequence ATGATATATGTAATTGATCACAAAGACTCGTTTACACATAATGTGGTTCATCAATTTTCATTATTTGATAATGTCGTGTGTGATGATTTTAGTAAAATTAACAACTCAAAATTAAATCAAGCATCAACAATTGTTTTTTCTCCAGGACCAGGTTCTCCAAAAGATTATCCATTGTCCTCAAAAATTTATAAGAAATTTAAGGGTAAAAAGAAAATAATTGGGATTTGTCTGGGGTTTCAGCAAATATTATTTTGTGAAGGAGCTAGTATAATTGAACAAAGTAAAATTTATCACGGATTTCAATCAGAAGTATTGGTTAATAAATCAAGTAAACTATTTAACACTGGACGCAAATTTAAAGTTGGTCGTTATCATTCTTTAAAATTAAAAGAACCCTTTGTAGCAGAAAATTTTGACATAACAATGAGATGTGTTATTTCAGGAGCCGCAATGTCATTTGAAAATAACATTGATAAAATTTATGGATTTCAATTTCACCCAGAATCATTTTTAACTTTAAATGGTAAAATACTTATTAAAAAAATCTTATCAGCTTAA
- a CDS encoding MFS transporter encodes MSAEKFIKNKTVLITLVSACLIVIVSLGIRQTFGMFYFDFSTDLGITLSQFGFALGLQMFLWGAFAPWFGVITDKYGGHIAVFIGFVFYLFGILILVSEYNTGLYFVTGIGVLIGVALGGTAISIPVSVVAKHFHDSNRTVAIGIVTAAGSFGYFVSPVFTRYSLVEFGWENTLLIFAAFVAAGLFLAFCLTTPKNVVGGKTDDDQTALEALKEALNNKSYIYLTLGFFVCGWHIALVATHIPVYINDRGLPEWCTVTILSMIGLFNIAGTLSSGYLAQKFSKKIILSTIYLARGLVIAIFIFLPPSPIIAVLFGITFGFLWLSTVPPTMGIVGFVFGTKYIGLLYGIVFLSHQVGSFLGAYLGGVFHDLYGSYDYAWYISIGLSVFAGLIHLPIKEKQVARLQTV; translated from the coding sequence ATGTCAGCTGAAAAATTTATTAAAAATAAAACAGTTCTAATTACTTTGGTTTCAGCTTGTTTAATTGTCATTGTTTCACTTGGAATTAGACAAACATTTGGAATGTTCTATTTTGATTTTTCAACTGACCTAGGAATTACTCTTTCACAATTCGGATTTGCCCTAGGTCTTCAAATGTTTTTATGGGGAGCTTTTGCGCCTTGGTTTGGTGTTATTACAGATAAATATGGTGGGCATATAGCTGTATTTATTGGTTTTGTATTTTATCTATTTGGAATTTTGATACTAGTTTCAGAATATAACACTGGACTTTATTTTGTAACCGGTATTGGTGTATTAATTGGAGTAGCACTTGGTGGAACTGCAATTAGCATCCCAGTTTCTGTTGTCGCTAAACATTTTCATGACTCAAACAGAACTGTAGCTATAGGCATTGTTACTGCAGCTGGTTCTTTTGGTTATTTTGTTTCACCAGTTTTTACGAGGTACTCCTTAGTAGAATTTGGATGGGAAAACACATTATTAATTTTTGCGGCATTTGTTGCTGCAGGATTATTTTTAGCTTTTTGTCTAACTACTCCAAAAAATGTAGTTGGTGGTAAAACTGATGATGATCAAACAGCCTTGGAGGCTTTAAAAGAAGCTTTGAATAATAAAAGTTACATTTATCTAACTTTAGGTTTTTTTGTATGTGGATGGCATATTGCTTTAGTTGCCACACATATTCCAGTTTATATTAATGATAGAGGTCTACCTGAATGGTGTACAGTCACAATTTTATCAATGATAGGATTATTTAATATAGCAGGAACATTGTCATCAGGATATTTAGCTCAAAAATTTAGTAAAAAAATAATTTTAAGCACTATTTATTTGGCCAGAGGTTTAGTTATTGCTATATTTATTTTTCTTCCACCAAGTCCAATTATTGCAGTATTGTTTGGTATTACTTTTGGTTTTTTATGGCTCTCAACAGTTCCTCCAACAATGGGGATTGTCGGATTTGTATTTGGAACTAAATATATTGGATTATTATATGGAATAGTATTTTTAAGCCATCAAGTAGGATCTTTTCTTGGAGCATATTTGGGAGGAGTATTTCATGACTTGTACGGCTCATATGATTATGCATGGTACATATCTATAGGTTTATCAGTCTTTGCAGGCTTGATACATTTACCCATTAAAGAAAAACAAGTTGCAAGACTTCAAACAGTTTAG
- a CDS encoding chorismate-binding protein — translation MQDFKQFRKLIRENYLNRINNSNKTFIIYKTIKGFDLFTDFSKKITLNNKNIINFLNQKHKFKTKYKDTDLMIGFFGYELLNNLIGVKLPKQKSINFPKGIFYKPETKISLKEDLTYQLNSSKKIDKEFKINIDQKSYTKIFNKFKKKIRSGETYQIKICTKYKNKSSIDPLDFFCRLTKSNLAPEAFMIKDKNFSIISCSPENLITKNGSKISTKPIAGTLRKTKNFNKNKALSFFRNNIKETKEHNMIVDMERNDLSRICKPGSVKLNKEKTVEEYKDLYHYVSLITGKLKKNIKNIDIIKAMMPGGSVIGCPKISTLNLLNNQEKENRNIYTGSFGFIKFNGDMRFNIIIRSILNYKNVSEISVASGVVIDSNAKHEFNENFIKAKALIDLYK, via the coding sequence TTGCAAGACTTCAAACAGTTTAGAAAATTGATCAGAGAAAATTATTTAAATAGAATTAACAACTCCAACAAAACTTTTATCATTTATAAAACGATCAAAGGTTTTGATTTATTTACAGATTTTTCAAAAAAAATAACTTTAAATAATAAAAATATCATTAATTTTTTAAATCAAAAACATAAGTTTAAGACAAAGTATAAAGATACAGATTTAATGATAGGTTTTTTTGGATATGAATTATTAAATAATCTAATTGGAGTAAAGTTACCTAAACAAAAAAGTATCAACTTTCCAAAAGGAATATTCTATAAGCCAGAAACTAAAATTTCTTTAAAAGAAGATTTAACTTATCAATTAAATTCATCAAAAAAAATAGATAAAGAATTTAAGATAAATATTGATCAAAAATCATACACTAAAATCTTTAATAAATTTAAAAAGAAAATTAGATCTGGTGAGACATATCAAATTAAAATATGCACAAAATATAAAAATAAATCTTCAATTGATCCTTTAGACTTTTTTTGCAGATTGACTAAAAGCAATTTAGCACCAGAAGCTTTCATGATTAAAGATAAAAACTTCTCAATTATTAGTTGTTCACCTGAGAATTTAATTACTAAAAATGGTTCTAAAATATCAACAAAACCTATAGCTGGAACATTAAGAAAAACTAAAAATTTTAATAAGAATAAAGCTTTAAGTTTTTTTAGAAATAATATTAAGGAAACTAAAGAGCATAATATGATAGTTGATATGGAAAGAAATGATCTTTCAAGAATATGTAAACCTGGAAGCGTTAAGCTTAACAAAGAAAAAACAGTCGAAGAATATAAAGATCTTTATCATTATGTAAGTTTAATTACAGGAAAGCTTAAAAAAAATATAAAGAATATAGATATTATAAAAGCAATGATGCCTGGTGGATCAGTAATTGGTTGTCCTAAAATAAGCACATTAAATCTTTTGAACAATCAAGAAAAAGAAAATCGAAATATTTATACAGGGAGCTTTGGTTTCATTAAATTTAATGGCGATATGAGATTTAACATAATTATTAGATCAATATTAAATTATAAAAATGTTTCTGAAATTTCAGTCGCATCCGGGGTTGTAATTGACAGTAATGCAAAACATGAATTTAATGAAAACTTTATTAAAGCAAAAGCGTTAATAGATTTATATAAATGA
- a CDS encoding UxaA family hydrolase: MEIPKSFLGYKRENGRAGTRNHVIILPVDDISNACAEAVANNIKGTIALPHSYGRLQFGADLELHFRTMIGTGCNPNVAAVIVIGIEPKWTKKIVDGIAKTGKPVEGFHIERTGDIGTTMKASKKAQEFVMWASEKQREECPMSDLWISVKCGESDTTSGLAANPTVGNLMDKLEPMGVHLCFGETSELTGAEQVCATRGATQEASDKFMKTWNDYNDFILKEATDDLSESQPTAGNIAGGLTTIEEKAFGNFQKIGNCKFIDVLEPAEEPTKGKGLYFMDTSSAAAECVTLQAAAGFNIHLFPTGQGNIVGNPIEPVVKLTANPLTVKGMGEHIDCDVSKILTREMNMSQAGDELIKTTLRVANGRLTCAEALGHKEFVMTKLYRSA; this comes from the coding sequence CTGGTACTAGAAATCACGTAATCATTCTACCTGTTGATGATATTTCAAATGCATGTGCTGAAGCAGTAGCAAACAACATTAAAGGTACTATTGCGCTTCCCCATTCATATGGAAGACTTCAGTTTGGTGCAGACTTAGAGCTTCATTTTAGAACAATGATTGGTACTGGCTGTAATCCAAATGTAGCAGCTGTAATAGTTATAGGTATTGAGCCTAAATGGACTAAAAAAATTGTTGATGGTATAGCAAAAACTGGAAAACCAGTTGAAGGATTTCATATAGAGCGTACAGGTGACATAGGAACAACTATGAAAGCCTCAAAAAAAGCTCAAGAATTTGTCATGTGGGCATCAGAAAAACAAAGAGAAGAATGTCCAATGAGTGATCTTTGGATATCAGTAAAATGTGGTGAGTCTGATACGACTTCAGGTTTAGCTGCAAACCCTACAGTAGGTAATCTTATGGATAAATTAGAACCAATGGGTGTTCATTTATGTTTTGGTGAAACTTCTGAATTAACTGGTGCTGAACAAGTTTGCGCTACAAGAGGTGCTACTCAAGAAGCATCAGACAAGTTTATGAAAACTTGGAATGATTATAATGATTTTATTTTAAAAGAAGCAACTGATGATCTTTCAGAAAGTCAACCTACTGCAGGCAATATTGCAGGTGGATTAACTACTATTGAAGAAAAAGCATTTGGAAATTTTCAAAAAATCGGAAACTGTAAATTTATAGATGTCTTAGAACCTGCTGAGGAGCCAACTAAAGGTAAAGGTTTGTATTTTATGGATACTTCATCTGCAGCAGCAGAGTGTGTAACTCTTCAAGCAGCAGCTGGTTTTAACATTCATTTGTTTCCAACAGGACAAGGTAATATTGTCGGCAATCCGATCGAACCTGTTGTAAAATTAACTGCAAATCCATTAACTGTAAAAGGTATGGGTGAGCATATTGACTGTGATGTTTCAAAAATATTAACTCGTGAAATGAATATGTCTCAAGCAGGAGATGAATTAATTAAAACAACTTTAAGGGTAGCTAACGGAAGATTAACTTGTGCAGAAGCTTTAGGTCATAAAGAATTTGTGATGACTAAACTCTACAGAAGTGCATAA
- the aprB gene encoding adenylyl-sulfate reductase subunit beta, with translation MSTFVYMTRCDGCGHCVDICPSDIMHIDENIRRAKNIEPNFCWECYSCVKACPNHAIDVRGYADFAPMGHSVRVRREEEKGTISWKIKFRNGTTKDFVSPITTKPWGKFIPKLADGDKPNQGEINSQRLYTEPEGLNIDGELPAVPKESFKKGVYY, from the coding sequence ATGTCAACATTTGTATATATGACTAGATGTGATGGATGTGGTCATTGCGTAGATATTTGTCCGTCAGATATAATGCACATTGATGAAAATATAAGACGTGCAAAAAATATTGAGCCTAACTTTTGTTGGGAATGTTATTCATGTGTAAAAGCGTGTCCAAATCATGCAATTGATGTAAGAGGATACGCTGACTTTGCTCCAATGGGACACAGTGTTAGAGTTAGACGTGAAGAAGAAAAAGGAACTATTTCTTGGAAGATAAAATTTAGAAATGGAACAACAAAAGATTTTGTTTCACCAATTACAACAAAACCATGGGGAAAATTTATTCCAAAGCTTGCTGATGGAGATAAGCCGAACCAAGGTGAAATTAACTCACAACGTTTATACACAGAACCTGAAGGACTTAATATTGATGGTGAATTACCTGCGGTACCAAAAGAATCCTTTAAAAAAGGAGTTTACTACTAA
- a CDS encoding sulfite exporter TauE/SafE family protein → MEVFLPIAQVFVNPIEILFLSAIVGVLSGLFGVGGGFLMTPFLIFLGVPPAYAVANEANNILATSVSGSTTHYLKNTLDYKMGLMIVIGGTIGTSLGIYTFTYFKGIGKIDTVISLAYMYILAIIGTLMLVESLGEIDKAKKNLLIKKKLHVHYWIHGLPFRMRFPKSKLYESAFTPIIIGLLVGFIAAIMGIGGAFILVPAMIYIIKMPTKLVPGTSLFVTIFVSVIVTFLHSFNYGSIDLLLVFMLVIGSIIGVQLGQKLGERINSSGLRALLAILLLIVGIAIAYDSFFAEEIQKETVKVLNTELNFFSLFIKQFSEEMPFFYGLFSIMFAVFLGVAAAFIRRFISNFKKKMSVKS, encoded by the coding sequence ATGGAAGTATTTTTACCAATCGCACAAGTATTTGTTAATCCTATTGAAATACTTTTTTTAAGTGCAATTGTTGGTGTTCTCTCAGGTTTATTTGGAGTAGGCGGTGGTTTTTTAATGACACCATTTTTAATTTTTTTAGGTGTTCCACCCGCATATGCTGTTGCAAATGAGGCTAATAATATTTTAGCAACATCAGTATCAGGCTCTACAACACATTATCTAAAAAATACTTTAGATTACAAAATGGGTTTAATGATTGTTATAGGTGGAACCATTGGAACCTCCCTTGGTATTTATACCTTTACATATTTTAAAGGAATTGGAAAAATAGATACAGTTATCTCTCTAGCCTACATGTATATACTGGCAATTATTGGTACTCTAATGTTAGTCGAAAGCCTTGGTGAAATTGATAAGGCTAAAAAAAATCTTTTAATTAAAAAAAAATTACATGTTCACTATTGGATACATGGTCTTCCGTTTAGAATGAGATTTCCGAAATCTAAATTATATGAGAGTGCATTTACTCCAATAATTATAGGATTATTAGTAGGTTTTATCGCAGCAATCATGGGTATAGGTGGTGCATTCATTTTAGTGCCTGCAATGATTTACATTATAAAGATGCCTACAAAATTAGTTCCAGGAACTTCATTGTTTGTAACAATATTTGTAAGTGTAATTGTAACTTTTTTGCATTCATTTAATTATGGTTCGATAGATTTATTGTTAGTTTTTATGTTGGTTATTGGATCTATAATTGGTGTTCAATTAGGACAAAAATTAGGTGAAAGGATTAATAGTTCAGGGCTTAGAGCTTTGTTAGCAATTTTACTTTTAATAGTTGGTATAGCTATAGCTTATGATAGTTTTTTTGCAGAAGAAATTCAAAAAGAAACAGTTAAAGTTTTAAATACGGAATTAAATTTTTTCTCTCTGTTTATTAAACAATTTTCTGAAGAGATGCCATTTTTCTATGGATTATTTTCAATTATGTTTGCTGTATTTTTAGGAGTAGCAGCAGCCTTTATAAGAAGATTTATTTCGAATTTTAAAAAAAAAATGTCTGTAAAATCTTAG
- a CDS encoding aminotransferase class IV, which produces MVKYLLKKSYQLKDLKEIEFKDLWGDRGVFTTMWIFKNPSKILFFKEHINNLIKSAKAFSISKSSLRSNILRLIKNNIDSKVRYNHLLRVAVNKGILSISLRKRIKPKLNFNLKLVKLKRQKPEFKNLKYKEIIKHLSKLDNSKSDIGLCSNKKIFETGTSNLLFVKDGKFFSPIDKFYKGITYKFFKSKIKKITRKDIFVSNLKEFDEIILIGSGKGVASVKTINQIKWKRKSLKFYKILSKHYQSAINKCPRYK; this is translated from the coding sequence ATGGTAAAATACTTATTAAAAAAATCTTATCAGCTTAAAGATCTTAAAGAAATTGAATTTAAAGATCTTTGGGGAGATCGTGGTGTGTTTACAACAATGTGGATATTTAAAAATCCTTCAAAAATTCTTTTCTTTAAAGAACATATTAATAACTTAATCAAATCTGCTAAAGCTTTCTCAATATCTAAATCATCATTAAGATCAAATATTTTAAGATTAATTAAAAATAATATTGATTCAAAAGTAAGATATAATCATTTATTAAGAGTTGCTGTTAATAAAGGCATTCTTTCAATTTCATTAAGAAAACGTATCAAGCCAAAGTTAAATTTTAATTTAAAATTAGTAAAACTAAAAAGACAAAAACCTGAATTTAAAAATTTAAAATATAAAGAAATAATAAAACATTTATCCAAACTTGATAATTCAAAATCAGATATTGGGTTATGCTCAAATAAAAAAATTTTTGAAACCGGAACTTCTAACTTACTTTTTGTTAAGGATGGTAAATTCTTTTCACCAATTGATAAATTTTACAAAGGTATTACATACAAATTTTTTAAGTCAAAAATAAAAAAAATTACAAGAAAAGATATTTTTGTTAGTAATTTAAAAGAGTTTGATGAAATTATTTTGATTGGATCTGGAAAAGGAGTTGCTTCAGTAAAAACCATTAACCAAATAAAATGGAAAAGAAAAAGCCTAAAATTTTATAAAATTCTTTCAAAACATTATCAATCGGCAATTAACAAATGCCCAAGGTATAAATAG